The Ascochyta rabiei chromosome 10, complete sequence genome has a window encoding:
- a CDS encoding Rab proteins geranylgeranyltransferase component A, whose protein sequence is METLDNTSWDVLIVGTGLQQSLLALALSRSGKKILHIDENDYYGGAEAAFSLQEVEEWAARVDAAGERAGFDSVAITKPEPAGVDNAQTKLGFSRAYSLALSPQIIYARSTLLQHLVSSRVYRQLEFLAVGSWWVYAADTEGETSSTLPGKLLRVPNGREDVFQDHQLDFKAKRALMKFLRFITEYEEQTEVWDAHRQQPFFDFLAEQFRVPATLQGPLLALALSPSSSSQTTTEYALPRIARHLRSIGIFGAGFGAVIPKWGGLAEISQVSCRACAVGGGVYVLGKGLSSDPTEAATTDDGLKLRLKDGEAVSTKWIVGGLEAAKKTSCCRSTTVVSSALAPLFPPIAEEAPAPASAVVVFPSGSLNLDGEDKELPPVHIFVHSSDTGECPSGQCILYAFTSLSSEKGFNLLKRAIDALLVSVEVSPQPSVLLSVQYRQRASAGNESHLPNDDHILHFRSPPMDLAFDDAVLDNVKELWQRIAGDEGGEFLVFQDREVYDDDE, encoded by the exons ATGGAAACTCTCGACAACACCTCCTGGGATGTCCTCATTGTAGGCACGGGCCTGCAGCAGTCTCTGCTCGCTTT AGCTCTGTCGCGCTCGGGCAAGAAGATCCTCCACATCGATGAGAATGACTACTATGGCGGCGCTGAGGCGGCCTTCAGCTTGCAGGAAGTTGAAGAGTGGGCCGCACGAGTAGATGCTG CTGGAGAGCGTGCTGGCTTCGATAGCGTTGCGATTACGAAACCTGAGCCTGCCGGCGTAGACAACGCTCAGACTAAGCTGGGCTTCTCAAGAGCATATAGCTTAGCTCTCAGTCCTCAAATCATCTATGCGAGGTCGACGCTGCTCCAGCACCTCGTATCGTCACGAGTCTACCGTCAGCTCGAATTTCTTGCTGTCGGCAGCTGGTGGGTGTATGCTGCGGACACTGAGGGTGAAACCTCGTCCACACTGCCTGGAAAGCTCCTCAGAGTCCCCAACGGGCGCGAGGATGTCTTTCAAGACCACCAGCTTGACTTCAAGGCCAAGCGGGCGCTGATGAAGTTCTTACGGTTCATCACCGAGTACGAGGAACAGACGGAGGTTTGGGATGCTCATCGTCAGCAGCCGTTCTTCGACTTCCTCGCGGAGCAGTTCAGAGTCCCCGCAACACTACAAGGACCGCTATTGGCCCTCGCCCTGTCGCCTTCGAGCTCGTCGCAAACCACTACCGAGTACGCACTGCCACGGATTGCAAGGCACCTTCGATCCATCGGTATCTTCGGAGCTGGTTTTGGTGCTGTCATACCCAAGTGGGGTGGCCTTGCTGAGATCAGCCAGGTTTCCTGTCGAGCCTGTGCAGTTGGTGGAGGGGTGTACGTCCTTGGAAAAGGATTGTCGTCCGACCCCACTGAGGCTGCAACCACCGATGATGGTCTGAAGCTTCGCCTGAAAGATGGAGAAGCTGTTAGCACAAAGTGGATTGTAGGCGGGCTGGAAGCCGCCAAGAAGACATCGTGTTGCCGCTCGACCACCGTTGTTTCATCAGCGCTCGCACCTCTCTTTCCACCCATCGCAGAGGAAGCACCGGCGCCAGCCTCTGCTGTGGTCGTGTTCCCCTCCGGATCGCTCAATCTAGACGGCGAAGACAAGGAGCTGCCACCGGTCCACATTTTTGTCCACTCGAGCGATACCGGCGAATGTCCATCAGGTCAAT GTATCCTGTACGCATTCACATCGTTAAGCTCTGAAAAGGGGTTCAATCTCCTGAAGAGGGCGATTGACGCGTTGCTAGTGTCTGTGGAAGTCTCACCGCAACCTAGCGTGCTCCTATCGGTGCAGTACCGACAGCGAGCTTCTGCTGGCAACGAGTCACATCTGCCCAACGACGATCACATTCTACACTTCCGGTCTCCGCCAATGGATCTCGCCTTCGATGACGCTGTACTCGACAACGTCAAAGAGCTGTGGCAACGCATCGCTGGTGATGAGGGTGGCGAGTTCCTCGTCTTCCAAGACAGGGAAGTctacgacgacgatgagTAG